The following proteins come from a genomic window of Pseudomonadota bacterium:
- a CDS encoding LysE family translocator has translation MTFEFLITSLIVVLLPGTGVIYTVSIGLSQGARASVAAALGCTLGIVPHLCASVFGVAAILHTSALAFQVFKAIGVAYLGYLAYRMWRESGAIEFRKTQQQALFRIASRGLLINILNPKLSIFFLAFLPQFVPTASANAVGVMLLLSAVFMLMTFIVFVGYGVLAGQVRQLVAASPRVLQRVQRVFAGAFVALGAKLALSER, from the coding sequence ATGACCTTCGAGTTTCTGATCACCTCGTTGATCGTGGTGCTGCTGCCTGGTACTGGCGTGATCTACACCGTGTCCATCGGCTTGTCTCAGGGTGCACGCGCCAGTGTGGCGGCGGCGCTCGGTTGCACGCTGGGTATCGTTCCGCACCTGTGTGCCAGCGTGTTCGGTGTTGCGGCGATTCTGCACACCAGTGCGTTGGCGTTTCAGGTCTTCAAGGCAATCGGGGTCGCGTATCTCGGCTACCTCGCGTACAGGATGTGGCGCGAATCCGGCGCGATCGAGTTTCGCAAAACGCAACAACAAGCGTTGTTCCGCATTGCATCACGGGGTTTGCTGATCAACATCCTGAACCCCAAACTCTCGATCTTTTTTCTCGCCTTCCTGCCCCAGTTCGTGCCCACAGCGTCAGCGAACGCAGTGGGCGTCATGCTGTTGTTGAGCGCTGTCTTCATGTTGATGACGTTCATTGTCTTCGTTGGCTACGGGGTGTTGGCCGGGCAGGTGCGGCAGCTGGTCGCGGCGTCTCCCCGTGTGCTGCAACGGGTCCAACGTGTCTTCGCGGGTGCCTTTGTCGCACTGGGGGCCAAGCTGGCATTGTCGGAGCGCTGA
- a CDS encoding NAD(P)-dependent oxidoreductase — translation MTDTSPRIGFVGLGFMGHGIASNLLKAGYPLTVIAHRNRAPVEDLVARGAVEVTTLRALAEASDVVHICAPGSPQVEAIVGELLEGLASGSVIVDCSTSDPVSTAKLAGLTGTHGVDLVDAPLAGTPQQAAAGELGAMVGAEDAVFARVEPVLAAWAKSVVHIGAVGDGHRMKLLNNFLAMGYGALFAEALTLGQKVGISPETFDSVIRGGRMDSGFYQTFMGCVIEGNRESHKFTLTNAFKDMRYLESMADSVGLNNPVGNAVKNTYALAVANGGDGPEDYVPHLVEFVGKLNGVSS, via the coding sequence GTGACAGACACCTCCCCCCGCATCGGTTTCGTCGGCCTTGGCTTCATGGGCCACGGCATCGCCAGCAACCTGCTCAAGGCGGGTTACCCGCTCACCGTGATCGCGCACCGCAACCGTGCGCCGGTCGAGGACCTCGTGGCCCGAGGTGCAGTTGAAGTGACCACTCTCAGGGCACTCGCCGAGGCGAGCGACGTCGTGCACATCTGTGCGCCCGGCTCGCCGCAAGTCGAGGCGATTGTCGGCGAACTGCTCGAGGGTTTGGCGTCCGGCAGCGTGATTGTCGACTGTTCAACCTCGGACCCGGTGTCGACGGCCAAACTGGCGGGCCTGACCGGCACGCACGGTGTGGACCTGGTTGACGCCCCCCTGGCGGGTACACCCCAACAGGCCGCGGCAGGCGAACTGGGCGCCATGGTTGGTGCTGAGGACGCGGTCTTCGCGCGGGTCGAGCCGGTGCTCGCCGCGTGGGCCAAAAGCGTGGTGCACATCGGCGCAGTGGGCGACGGGCACCGGATGAAGCTGCTGAACAACTTCCTCGCCATGGGCTATGGCGCGCTCTTCGCCGAGGCGCTCACACTCGGGCAGAAGGTCGGCATCTCGCCCGAGACCTTCGACAGCGTGATCCGCGGTGGCCGCATGGACTCGGGTTTCTACCAGACCTTCATGGGCTGCGTGATCGAGGGCAACCGCGAGAGCCACAAGTTCACGCTGACCAACGCCTTCAAGGACATGCGCTACCTCGAGTCGATGGCCGACAGCGTGGGCTTGAACAACCCGGTCGGCAACGCCGTCAAGAACACCTATGCGCTCGCTGTGGCCAACGGCGGCGACGGGCCCGAGGACTACGTGCCGCACCTGGTCGAGTTTGTCGGTAAGCTGAACGGCGTGTCGTCCTGA